Below is a window of Enterococcus gilvus ATCC BAA-350 DNA.
GCGATCGCAGCCATTTTTTTTACTAACACGAGCGCATGCAATAATTCTTGCGGCATTTTTTCTCCGCCAATTTTGAAATTCTGCCTGCTGCGTTCGGTTTGTGCTCCCCACCACGCTTCTTTTGGCACCTCGATTGGGCCAATTGAATCCTGTTCAATCCGTGTTTCCATGTATTCGACTCCTTCTTCAAATTAATGTATTCATTTTTCTTCTAGAAAAATGAGTTTGAGTTTCATCCGTATGTCATTCCTCTAGACTTCTGTAAATTTTCATTGGTTTCATTTTGACTCTTGCTAGTTCAGCCATGATCCTGCGAAAAGTGGAACTGAGATCTTTTTTCCTTCTATTTTGTTCAATTATCGCTCATTTCTACCAAAACGGATACAAAAAAAGTACAAAAGCCGTTAAACTTTTGTACTTCGTTCGTTATTTATCTCTTGTATCAAACAAGATCGTGACCGGTCCATCGTTGATCAGCGCGACATCCATGTCACCGCCGAATTCTCCCGTCTCTACCGTAAGCCCCGCTTGACGCAAGCCTTCATTAAAATAGTTATATAAGGGGATAGCGGTTTCTGGACGAGCAGCTTTTACAAAACTCGGACGATTGCCTTTTTTGGTGTCCCCATAGAGTGTAAATTGCGAAACGCTCAAAACACTGCCGCCAACATCCTGCAAAGACTGGTTCATTTTTCCTTCTTCATCTTCAAATACGCGCAACAGCGGAATCTTCCGAATCAAATAATCCGCATCTGCTTGTGTATCTTCTTCATGAATTCCTAAAAGGATCATGAAGCCATGGTCGATCTTTCCGATAACCGTCTCATTGATCGTTACACTGGCTTGGCTTACACGTTGAATAACAGCTCGCATAGTGCCCTCCTATTTCTTCTATCCCTTCGTCCGTTTCACACTATAAACATCCGGGACAGTCTTGATTTTATCAACAATCGAGTACAGATGATTCAAGTTTTGAATTTTAAACGTCAAGTTGATGAGCGCCAAACGATCTTTCGTTGGCTTTGCTTCAACACTCACTAATTTCTTAGTCATGCCGCTCACGATATTCAAGACATCATTCAGCAACCCGTCACGATTGAAGCCGTAAATCTCTAGGTCGGCATTGTAA
It encodes the following:
- the dtd gene encoding D-aminoacyl-tRNA deacylase codes for the protein MRAVIQRVSQASVTINETVIGKIDHGFMILLGIHEEDTQADADYLIRKIPLLRVFEDEEGKMNQSLQDVGGSVLSVSQFTLYGDTKKGNRPSFVKAARPETAIPLYNYFNEGLRQAGLTVETGEFGGDMDVALINDGPVTILFDTRDK